AGAACCTGCACGCCGGTCTCGAGGTTGCGCGCCGTCACGCCGTTGCCCGACTGGTCCTGCGCGTCGGTCGTCCAGGCAATCCAGCGTCCGGGTTTGTCGAAAGCGAAGTCCGCGACGTTGCCCACGTTCAGTTCGTTGCCGGTCGGGAGTTCGCGCAGGATGAGATCGGCACCCTTGGGCCGATCGCTGGCCGCACTGCCCGACCCAGCCGAAGCGCCGGGACCGCCGGTACCTCCGGCCGCAGAACCGGGCGTCGCACCCGCGCTGCCGCCCGCGTCGGCCTGGTACTTCAGCAGCGCCAGCCATCCGGACCTGCCGCCAGCGAACGCGAACCGCCGCACCCGCGGAAACTGCACATCCTTGCCTGTCGCCAGATCGACGAGCGCCACCCTGTCCTGCAGCGGCTTCCTCTGCTTCCTGAGCTGCGCCGCTTCCTTCTTCGTTGGCGCGACAGAGAATGCGACCCACGCCGAATCGCCGGAGAACGCCAGCGAGTCGCTGCTCCTGCCGCCCGGCCCTGCCGGCCCGCCGGCGCCGCCTGCGACCGCGCTCACGTCACCACAACCGAAGCGGTACTCTTTTTCGCCCTGCGTCTGCCGGACGACAACCTCGCTGTCCCCTTCGGTTGGAGACAACCGGTATGCCAGCCACTTCCCATCGTGCGACAGCACCGGGCCGTTGATGCTCTTCCAGGCAAGGATGTCCGCCATCGTGATCGGAACTTTCGCACCGGGCGGGTCCGGCGCGGCACCGAGCGAGGTGAGTGACAGCAGGCACACGAGGGCCAAGACCAGCGGCGTACGACGGATGTGGCTCATGGAACTCTCCTGACGATCTTCCTGAGCCTGCTGCACGACGCGAGCAGCAGGGCGCGGGCTGCGGTCCAGAACCGTCGGATTATAGCGCCACCCGACAATGAACTATGATCAGCCCGATGTTCAATCGACAACGAACCGGCTCGGTCGTGTGCCCGTCGTGCGGCAACCTGGTCGGCGTCAACGATGCCACCTGCTACACCTGCGGACGCCGCAATCCCGGGCTGTGGGGGTTCGCGCCGATCCTGCGGAGACTGGGCAACGACCTGGGGTTCACGCCCCTCGTCATCGGCGGCTGTTCGGTCCTCTACGTCGCCACGTTGTTGTTCTCAGGCGGCAACATCGGGATGAACGGCCTGTTCTCGCTGCTCTCCCCGAGTATGCCGGCGCTGTTCGTGTTCGGCGCCAGCGGCGCAGTACCGGTCTTTGGCTATGGCCGCTGGTGGACGATTCTGAGCGCGGCGTGGCTGCACGGAAGCCTCCTCCACATCGTGTTCAACATGATGTGGGTGCGCCAACTCGGTCCGGCGACGGCGGGCCTGTTCGGGCCGAGCCGATTGGTCATCATCTATACCGTGGCCGCCGCCGCGGGGTTCCTCGCCAGTTCGACGTTCGGTGTCCTCCTGCCGGGCATTCCGATCCTCGGCGGCGCCAGCTTCACGATTGGCGCATCGGCGCCGATCTTCGGGTTGCTTGGCGCGCTGGTCCGCTATGGTCATCGCACCGGCAGCAGCCTCGTGCGCGGTCAGGCGTGGGGCTACGCGCTGACGCTGTTCGTGTTCGGCCTGATCATGCCGGGCGTGGACAACTGGGCGCACGCGGGCGGCTTCGCCGGCGGCTACCTCGCAGCCCTCTGGCTCGATCCGCTGAAGGCTGAACGCGTGGACCACATGCTGATGGCGCTCGGCTGCCTGCTGCTGACCGTGCTGTCGATTGTCGCTTCGCTGCTGCAGACGCTGAGCATGGCGGGCGGCGGAGCGCGGTGATACCAGACTCGATTGGTCGGGTCGTACGTTCAGCTACCGGCTTCCCGGCACGATCGCCGGGATGTTGTCGTCCGCGCGGGAAGCGCCAACAAAAGCGAGGAGAAACCGCCGATTCCGTCCGGGACCGGCTTTTGCAGTAACATGGATGTCGGCCGATTGTGGCCCCTGTACAACGAGGAGCGGATCCGATGGCGATGATGATCAAGGAAGACTGCATCAGCTGCGGCGCGTGCGAGCCCGAGTGCCCGAACGAGTCGATTACCCAGGGCGATACGATTTACGTCATCGACGCGGTCAAGTGCACGGAGTGCGTTGGCCACTACGATTCGCCGAAGTGCGTCGAGGTGTGCCCCGTCGACGGCTGCATCGTGAAGATCGAAGCCTAGCCTGGTTCGACGCGGCGCTGGCGTGTTCCATTGGACGGTCTCCCGCCTTCCAGCCCGCAATCATTTCCGACAGTCAACGGGGACGCGCTCCCGCAGGGGCAGGGTTATCCTGCCCCGCCGGGCTCACCCGAGACCGTGTGTCCTCGTTGACCACAGTGACGTTCCTCTCCACTACGCGCTCCAGGAACACCAAGACACCAGGCACGCTGCGACCGAGACACAGAGACCCTCGTGCTTCAGACGCCATGGATTGGGCGTTTGGTGTAGAACATCACGCGCCCGAGCAGCGATTCCAGCAGAGCAAGAAGACATGCCGAGGCGAGCATGAACGCGCCGAGCGGCTCCGCGCCCGAGAGGGCGGGCTCGCGGAAGACAAACCACGCGCTGGCTGCCATGGCCGCGCCCACGAGCGCGAGGCGGACGGTAGCGATGCGCTGATGTCGCAGGAGCGAGAGGTCGCTCTCGGGCAGGCTTGCTCGCAGCGAGGCCTTCCGGCGGAGACGCATTTGCCAGGGAATGAGCACGGCTTCGAAGCCGCAGGCAGCCGCCGCGGCCAGTGCCAGCAGCCGCAGCGTGCAATCGAGCGCCAGCACCCGCTCCGGGAACGCGCTCGGTGGTCCGAGCGACGCATAGCCACCCAGCAGGCACGACCCAGCCACAAGCAGCCCGAGCAATGCCGTCGTCACGTAGAAGCCGATGACCGTCGTCACGTGGTTCCACGCAGGGCGCGTTGGCAGCCGGTAGATCTGCCCCATCGCATGCACGAGACCCACGCCGAGACCGGCAGTGATCCCGGCGAGCACCTCGTGGACCGCAGAGGTGGCGATCTCGAGCGTCTCAGCCGAGAGGAAGGCCGTGAGCGCCCCACCAAACGCCACGGCCATCAGGATCTCGATGCTCACCCACGACTCTGCCGCGTGGCACAGCGCGCGCCATGCGGCCAGCGGCCGGCCGAGATGGCCGAGTGAGGCCAGCAGCGAAAGCGCGAACAGACCGCTCACGACGACCAACGGGAGGCGTACGACGCCGGCGACGGCTCCTCCGAGGGCCGGCTGGAGGTGCACGCGGGCGACCCCGATCGCGAGGAAGCCCCCGACGGCTGCTTGCGCCAGCAGCGTGAAGGCGACCAGCGGCCATTCGCGACGACCGGCCGTCATCGCAGGATCTCCTCGTCGTTGGCCAGCTGAACACAGTCCGGCGACAGAGGGGACATGCGGGCGGGCGGGCTGATGACGACCGTCGCGCCCGTCTGCGCACCGTCGGGCAGCGGCGGGAGTTGTGCGAGCGTACCGTGCCGGGCCTGCAGTTGGTCGATCGGTCCCCAGTCGAGCGCGCGGAGCGGACACGCGGAGACACAGGCGGGCGGCCGGCCCGCGTCGCGTTCATCGGCACAGAAGTCGCACTTGCTCATGGTCCCGGTCGCCGCATCGAACTGCGGCGCCCCATACGGACACGCCCAGCCGCAGTAGCGGCAGCCGATGCAGGCGCCGCCGTCCACCGCCACGACACCGTCTGCCCGCTTGACGATCGCCTGCGTCGGGCACGACGTCATGCACGCCGGACGTTCGCAGTGCATGCACGAGAGCGAGATCGTGTAGGCGAAGACGGTCGAGCACCAGGCGTTGCCCTTCCGCGTCCACTCGCCACCTTCCACCTCGACGACGCGCCGCCACAGCCGCCCGGCCTCGAGGCCGTGTGCGTCCTTGCAGGCCAACTGGCACGCCTTGCACCCGCTGCAGGACGACACGTCGATATGGAACGCCAGGCCGGTCATGCGCGCACCTTCTCGACCTGCACGAGGTTCGAGTGCTGCGCATTCCCGCGGGCGCCGGGGGTCGGCCGCTCCGAGGTCAGCACATTCACGTTGCCGCGCTGATCGATTCCCCGTTCGTCGGGTGTCCACCACCCGCCCTGCGGGACGTCCACGAGCCCCGGGATGATGCGGCGGGTCAACCGCGCACGAATCTCGATCGCCCCGCGATCGTTGAATACGCGCACGAGGTCGCCGTTCTCGATGCCGCGCGGCGCGGCGTCGATGGGGTTCATGAAGATCCGCTGGGGCTGCGATTCCTCCAGCCAGTCCACGTTGTCGAAGATCGAGTGCGTCCTCCGCTGGTAGTGCCGGCCGAACGCCTGCAGGGGGTACTTCTCGAAGAGCGGATCCCACGGGCCGCCTTCCCATTCCGGGATGAACCTGGGAATCGGCGGGACGTGCTCGAGCGCCATGTCCGCGAGGCGCTGCGAGTAGATTTCGATCTTGCCGGACGGCGTGGCCAGGGGATGCTCGACGGGGTCCGCCCTGAACTCTCGGAACGCGACGTGCGGACGCTCGTACTTGAAGACGTGCACGCCCCGACGCCGGAACTCGTCGAACGACGGAAACGAGGGGTCGGCCTCGCGCGCCGGCGCGACCATCTGCTCGAGCCAGTCCAGTTCGCTCTTGCCTTCCGTGAACTCGGAGCCCACGCCCAGGCGATCCGCGATCGCCGCGCAGATGTCGTAGTCCGTTCGGCACTCGCCGAGCGGCGCGATCGCCTGGTTCATGAAGATCAGCGAATGGCCGTGGCCCCAGATGCCGCAGATGTCGTTCTTCTCGAACCACGTCACTGCCGGCAGCAGGACGTCTGCGAACCTCGCGCTCGGCGTGATGAACTGATCGATGCCGACGATGAAATCCACGAGCGACGGGTCACCGAGAATGCGAACAGTGCGGTTGACGTTCGCGTGCTGGTTGACCAGCGTGTTGCCGGCCGTATTGAACAGGAACCTCACGTTGGTCCGCAGGCGCGACTGTCCCTCGGGCAGGTTGGTCACGCCGTCGGCTGCCCCCATCTCCGTGCCTCGCACGATGGCGTCGGTCCACGTGAACACGGGGATCGATTCGGGGATTGGATTGCGGCCGCGCGGGAACTCCGCAATGGGCAGCGACCGGCTGATCGAGTACGACACTCCGCCCGGGCTGCCGCCCGGGATCCCGACGTTCCCCGTCATCGCGGCCAGCGTGACCGTACCTCGTACCGGCTGCTCGCCATAGGCGCGCCGATTGAACGACAGCCCCGCGAGGAGCGCCGCGGGTTTGGTGCGTGCGAACTCCCGCGCCAGCGCGACGATACGCTCGGAGGGAATCTGCGTGTAGCCCTCCGCCCAGGCGGGTGTCTTCGGGATCCCGTCGGACAGGCCGAGCACGTAGCTCCTGTACGAGGCGCCGACGGGAGCCCCCGCCGGGAGGTGCTCCTCGTCGAAGCCGACGCAGTAGCGGTCGAGGAACGCCTGGTCCTGCAGCCCCTCGGAAATCGTGACGAACGCCATCGCGTCCATCAGCGCGCTATCCGTCCCGGCACGCAACGGCACCCAGTCATCCGCCAGCGCCTGGGCTGTCGCACTGAAGCGAGGATCGATGACGACGATGCGGGCGCCCGCCCGACGCGCGAGCTTCAGCCGGTAGCTGGTGTTCGTGCCGAAGACGGTCTCGGTCGGGTTGAAGCCCCAGAGCAGGATCAGCCTGGCGTTGACCCAGTCGTCCGGGCTGTGGCCGGCGTCGGCGGTGCCGAGGCTGAAGGGCGTCGCCCACCGGGCCGCGGCCGAGCTGTACGAGTTGTGGTGGTTGAGCTGTCCGCCGAACACGTTCAGCAGGCGCTGTGACATGCGGCTGCCCGCAAACAGGCTGGCGCCGCCGGTGCCGTGCATATTGAGGAACGCCGCCGGTCCGTACCGATCCCGGGCACGAACCATCGCCTGCGCGACCGAGTCGATCGCCTCCTCCCAGGACACCCGCTCGAACCGGGCCTCGCCGCGCGCGCCGACGCGCATCATCGGGTGCAGGAGGCGGTCCGGATGGTAGATTCGGCGAAGATACGATCGTCCACGCGGGCAGGCGCGGAGCTGCGGATCGTCGTCGAGGTCGGGGCGCTCGTCGGTCGTCAGGCGGACGATCCGCCCATCCTTCACCCAGGCCTTCAGGACGCAATGGCCACCGCAGTTGTGTGCGCAGCCGCTGGGGACGACCGTGACGTCGCCCTCGCGGAGGGCGGGCTCCGCTCGAAGCGGCCGACCGCCGACCATGGCGCCGAGCGAGGAGAGAACGCGTGAGAGCATCTGATCTTGCGGGAGCGGCGCGCGCCGTCGGAGCCGCGCACCGCCGATACGAGGCCTCCCGCTGGCGGCCGACAGGTCTCACATGTTCTTGCGACGCTCGTCGCCCTGTCAACACCACTTGCCTCGGATCGCGGCGACAGACTACGCTGAAGGGCCGTCGAGTTGCCCCCCGGAGTGCCGCCATGCCTGTCCGATTCGATGTTCGCTTCCTGCTGTTGGTCGTGTCACTCGCGCTTCTGGCACCAGCGGTGGTCGTCGCCCAGCCCGCCTTCGCCTCGTTCTTCACGGACAAGACGATGCGCGTGGACTACTACCACACCGGCGGCGGCCAGGAGATCTTCGCGCTCGATCAGGTCGTCTCCGATGGCCCGTGGCCGGGCAGTCGAACGAAGCTGCTCGACGACACGAACCTCGGGCCTTACTTCTTCGAGGTCATCGACCGCAAGACGAACCAGCCCATCTTCTCCCGCGGCTTCGCGTCGATGTACGGTGAATGGGAATCGACCGACGAGCCGAAGCAGGGAATTCACCGGTCGTTCCACGAGACGATCCGCTTCCCGTGGCCGGCCGGCCCGGTGCAGGTCGTCGTCAAGAAGCGGGACAAGCTGAACGCGTTCCGTGAGGTGTGGACGACGACGATCGACCCGGCGTCGCGGTTCGTGAACGCCGCAGACCAGAAGCCGATCGGGAAGGTGTGGACGGTGTTCGAGAACGGACCGGCCGCCACCAAGGTCGACCTCCTGGTCCTCGGAGACGGCTACAGCGAAGCCGAACTGCCGAAGTTCCACGCGGACGTCAAGCGTCTCGTGGACAAGTTGTTCGCGACCGAACCGTTCAGGAGCCGCAAGTCTGACTTCAACGTGCGGGCGGTCGATCTGCCGACCGCCAAGAGCGGCGTGAACCGGCCGCGCACGGCCGACTTCCGCCGAACCCCGATTGGCGTCTCGTACAACATCTTCGACTCGGAACGCTACGCGCTCGTCGAGGACAACCGGTCGATGCGTGACATCGCGTCGGCCGCACCGTATGACTTCCTCGAAGTCCTCATCAACGAGAAGCAGTACGGCGGCGGCGGCATCTTCAACGACCACGCGACGGCTGCTGTCGACACCGCGTTCGCCGACTACATCTTCGTCCACGAGTTCGGCCACCATTTCGCCGGCCTGGGTGACGAGTACTACACGTCGGACGTCGCCTACGAGACGGGCGTCCAGGACCGGCCGGAGCCCTGGGAACCGAACGTCACCGCCCTGAAGGACCCGACTGCGTTGAAGTGGAAGGACCTCGTCGAGGCCGGCACACCGCTGCCGACGCCGTGGGAGAAGTCGACGTTCGAGAAGAAGAGCCTCGAGACGCAGGCGCGCCGCCGCGACCTGCGCGCGAAGAACGCGCCGGAGTCGGAGATGAACGCGCTCTTCACCGAGGAGCGCAACTGGGAGACGCCACTGCTCGGCCGGATGCCGTACTCGCACAAGGTCGGCGCGTTCGAGGGGGCGTCCTACGAGGCCACGGGTCTCTTCCGCCCCGAGGCCGACTGCATCATGTTCACGCGAGACGATGTCGGCTTCTGCCGCGTCTGCCAGCGGGCCATCTCGCACATCATCGACATGTACTCAAAGTAGCACCTGCGTGACCACAGAAACCGCGTCATCGGCCTCGGCAGCCCCGCTCGCCGAATTCACCGTCAAGGCAGTCATCACCGGTATCGTCCTGGGAATCGTGTTCGGCGCCGCGAACGCCTACCTGGGATTGCGCGTCGGCATGACCGTGTCGGCCTCGATCCCCGCCGCGGTCATGACCGTCGCGATCTTCCGGCTCGTCGGGCGGAAGGGCACGATCCTCGAGGCCAACATCTCGCAGACGATCGGCTCGGCCTCGACGGCGCTCGCCACGGGCAGCATCTATACGCTGCCGGCGCTCTTCATGTGGGGCATCATTCCGCCGTACATGCAGGTCGTGGCGCTGTGCTTCCTCGGCGGCGTGCTCGGCCTGGCTGCGATGATTCCCCTGCGCCGGCTGCTCATCGTGGAGGCGGCCGCCGAACTCCCCTACCCGGAGGGTACCGCCTGCGCCGAGGTACTGCGCGCGACGGCCGCCGATTCGAGCGGAAGCATCTGGATCTTTCGAGGCATGGCGGTTGGTGCCGCCGTGAAGATCCTGGTGTCGCTCGCGTTCCTGATGCCCTCGTCGGTTCACGCCGCGCTGCCACCCATCCTGCCGAAGGCTGAACTCGCACTGGAACTGGCGCCCGCGCTGTTCGGCGTCGGCTACATCCTCGGGTACCGCCAGTCGGCGATTTGCGTGGCCGGCTCGCTGGTCTCTTCGCTGGCACTCACGCCGCTCATCGCGTGGCTCGGCTCGACCCTTGCGGTCCCGCTCTACCCCGAAACCACGCGGCTCATCTCCGCGATGTCTGCGACCGATATCTGGGCCCGCTATGTCCGGTACATCGGTGCCGGAGCCGTAGCGACGGCCGGCATTCTGACCGTCGCTCGCGGCCTGCCGACCATGGTGAGCGCGTTCGCGGCCGTGGCCAGGGGCATTCGGCAGGGTTCGCACGTACACGGCGCGGGCGCCACCCAGGCCGGTGCCCTGGCGGGCCAGCCAGCTGGTCGCGCGGCCGCCGGCCTCCATGCCCCCGACACCGATCGCGACCTGCCGGGCTCGTTCGTCATCGGCGCAATTGTCCTGGTCGTCGCGGTGGCGGCGCTCGTGCCTGGCGTCTTCGCCGGCAACATGGGTCCGTTGCCTCGCGCCATATGCGCCGCCGGCGTCGGGCTCTTCGGAGTCCTCTTCGTCACCGTCGCCGCCCGCATTGTCGGCATCGTCGGCGTCACCTCACAACCGACGTCCGGCATCGCGCTGATCACCATCCTCGGCGTCGCCTCGGTCTTCGCCGCGATGGGATGGAACGACCCGGGTGCCCGCGCCGCGGTGTTGACCGTCGGCACCATCGTCGCCATTGCCGGATCGAAGGCGGGAGATATCTCGCAGGATCTCAAGACCGGCTACCTGGTCGGCGCCACCCCCGCGCGGCAGCAGTTCGGACAGTTGATCGGCGCCTCGTTCGCCTGCTGGGCCGTGGCCGGCACCGTCATCCTGCTGGGCACCGCCTATACCTTCGGGTCGAGGGAACTGCCCGCGCCGCAGGCCACGCTGATGAAGACGATCGTCGAGGGTGTGCTGTCGGGCGCACTCCCGTGGGGGCTGGTGTTGTCTGGCGGCGGCCTCACGCTCGGGGCGATGCTCTGCGGCGCGTCGGGGCTGGCGTTTGCGATCGGCGTGTATCTGCCCCTGGCCTCGATGGCCGCGCTCTACGTCGGAGGTTGCGTGCGGAAGATCGTCGAGCGGCGGGACGGGACCGCCGGAGGGAACAGCAATCCAGGCGTGCTTGCGGCGTCCGGTCTGGTGGCAGGTGAGGGTCTCGCTGGCGTCCTGGTTGCCGGCTTGGTCGCCTCTGGCCTCGCGCCGAAGTCGATGGCGCCGAGAATCGGCGGTGCCGCCGGCGAACTGGCCGTGGCGCTGGTCATCCTCGCCACGTGCGCGTTCCTGTGGAGAGCCGGAAGGATCAAGGCAGAGGCGGCGCGCTGACGGGGAGCACGGACGCGGCAGGTGCTGAAGGTGTTATGGGTGCCGCGGGTACCAGGGTACCGTGGGAGGCCGCACCTGCCGCACCCGCAGCACCCTCGGCACCCCCAGCACTGGAACCTCCGGCACCCCCAGCACCTTTAGCACCTCCAGCACCCTGAGCAGCCCGTGCCCCTGGCTAGTAGACGACCGCTCCCACCGTCTTGATCTGGAACCCCGGTGCCGCCGTCTTCATCTCGCTGCCGGTCTTGGCTTCCTTGGCGTCGGCAGCGTACTCCTTTGCCATCTCGGCGCTCACGGGCTCGAATACGCCCTCGGCCGATGCTCTCTTGCCCTTGGCGGACACGGGGAACACGATTTCGCCGTCCTTGACCTTCAGACGCAGCGTCCTGCCGGTCTTCGCGTCGGCCTTCTCGTCGCGCAGGTCCATCCAGCAGCCGGCCTTGTCGCACACCGCCGTGATCACGCCGTCAATCCGAACCGTCCTGCCAACGTGGTCCTTCGAGTTGGTCAGCAGCGTCTCGATGGGCGTCGCGGTCGTCAGCTTCACACCCGCGCCGTACTTGGTCCCCTCCGCCGCCGTCACCGTCATCGTTGCCGCCACGCACAGCGCCACGGCCGCTCCGAACAATGCTCGCATGATGAATCCTCCTCTTGAACCCGCAGGGGGGCAGATCGCCCCGAAAGACAACCCGCAATCTTGAGCCGACCGTGTACGGGATGTCAATCTCCAGAGGCTCGCAGCCTGTCGTTGACCTGGGCCATGACCTCGAACGCGTCCGCGACGTACACGACGTCCGCCTTGCCGCGCGCCCGCCCGCAGTTGGGATCCAGGTTCACGGCGCGGCGTTCGTTCACGAACCGCCAGCCGACGACGTGGGGTTCCTCGCCGTGGCAGCAGGTGGCCAGCCCCTTCGGATGGCGCGGAGTGGCGCCGGTCTGGCCGATCTGATTGAGGTGCGACATGAACGGCAGAACCGCGTGCCCCTCTCCGCTGAGATCGACCAGCGACTTGCTGCCGCCTCGGCAACGTGCGGCTGGCCGTCCTGCTGCTCTTCGTCCAGCCTGCCCCGGCCACGAGCAGCAAGGCGCTGTCTGTAGTACCACCGGCTGACGCTCACGCCGGCCCCGTCGACGCTCCCGCCCGATCCACTCGACGATCTCGCGGGCAATCTCGCGTGGCGGCAGGTCTTTGACGATGCGCGTGGCTCGCCGCTGGGCTGGCACCTTGACGAGCGGACCGGCGGCAGGCGTGGACGGCCAGATCTGCACGGTTCCAGCCGCCACCATTGCGTGATCGGCCATCTCTCACGGGCGAAACGCCTCCGGCCGGAGGCCTGAGCCCGCTCTACGCCGGGTAGTCCAGGGCTTCCGGGATCATGACCTTCGTCAGCGCATCCGCCGCGCGGTCCTTGGCCAGTCGTGAGCCGGTCAGGCATCCGTCGAGGCGCGTGCGCAGACGCACGAACTCCTCGAGACCCGCGAACGGCGCACACGGGCCGGCCTTGGGACGGTGGGATCCGTCGATCGCGATTACGTCCGAGTACGAACCCGCCGCGCTCTCGATCCCGGGCATCAGTTGATCGAGCGCGGCCAGATCTTCGGCTCCGTAGCAGCCTGCACAGCCCTCGTCGTCCCACGCCGGGTGCCGGTTGTAGCCGAACACGAGTTCGGCGGCGACGCGACCCACTTCGCCCGCGGCACGGGCGGCCTGCACGTGACAGAGGTCAGTGAAGAACTGCACCATGCCGGCTAGTCCCTCGACGAGCGTCGGGTTGTTCGGCCCCTCGGCCTCGAGTTCGAGTGTGTCGAGGATCTGCGCTCGCGACGCGAGCAGCCAACAGAGCGCGTCGGCCAGGGGGAACGTCACGCCCTGCCTCGCCGCCTGATACAGCGTGTTGCCGGACGCATCGTTCGCCCGCTGCAGGTGGTGCAGCGTCCAAAGCCAGAGTTCCATCGCGCTCGCCACCGCGCACGCGCCCGTCCCCGGCCGTCGCGCGGCCAGGTGCCGCATCTCACTGATCCAGATTTCGAACTGCGTGAGGAACACCTCGTCGATCATCGTGATCGCGAGCTGTCGGCGCTGGACCGACTCCGGCCCCTCGTACGTGGCCTCGAGCTGCGCATCCATCCACTTGTGTCCGAGGAAGCCCGGACAGTCCTCGGTGATGCCGCAGCCGCCCATGAGGCTCACCGCCTCGCGCATCACGGTGGCACCATAACCGGTGTTCCAGAGCTTCCCGGCCGGACACAACACGTCGGCGAGCGAGTTCTGCACCAGGAACCGGACGAGGTCGTCGGACCCGAGCACCTGATAGCGCTCGTCGTTCCGCATGCCTTCGGGCTTCACCGACTCGCGGAGATACTCGACGGCGTCCTTCTGCAGAGCCCTCAACGCGCGGAACTCGGACGCGGGCCCCGCGATCTTCTTCGCGGCGAGCACCTCGTTCTTCCGCTGCTCGAGCGGCTCGAGTTCATCGAAGCAACGCGCGGCGGAAAACCCCAGCGACGCCGCGGCTTCACCGGTGGCCCAGACGTCGATGAGGCGGTGCAGCGCGTCCTCGCGCTGTTGCAGGCCGAGTTCGTACTGGGGCGTGCCGGGCGCGACCGCATCGCCGCCACGGAAACGCCCGCGCTGGTAGCGGAGGATCGGCTCGACCGCCGAGAGCAGCTTGGCCGCGGTCATGGCGCCGACCGTCACCCGCGTGCGCCGGAACACGGCCTCGATGATCTCGCTGTGGCTGTGGCGCGGAACGATGACGCCGTGCCTGACCGTGTAGCCG
This Vicinamibacterales bacterium DNA region includes the following protein-coding sequences:
- a CDS encoding oligopeptide transporter, OPT family, which produces MTTETASSASAAPLAEFTVKAVITGIVLGIVFGAANAYLGLRVGMTVSASIPAAVMTVAIFRLVGRKGTILEANISQTIGSASTALATGSIYTLPALFMWGIIPPYMQVVALCFLGGVLGLAAMIPLRRLLIVEAAAELPYPEGTACAEVLRATAADSSGSIWIFRGMAVGAAVKILVSLAFLMPSSVHAALPPILPKAELALELAPALFGVGYILGYRQSAICVAGSLVSSLALTPLIAWLGSTLAVPLYPETTRLISAMSATDIWARYVRYIGAGAVATAGILTVARGLPTMVSAFAAVARGIRQGSHVHGAGATQAGALAGQPAGRAAAGLHAPDTDRDLPGSFVIGAIVLVVAVAALVPGVFAGNMGPLPRAICAAGVGLFGVLFVTVAARIVGIVGVTSQPTSGIALITILGVASVFAAMGWNDPGARAAVLTVGTIVAIAGSKAGDISQDLKTGYLVGATPARQQFGQLIGASFACWAVAGTVILLGTAYTFGSRELPAPQATLMKTIVEGVLSGALPWGLVLSGGGLTLGAMLCGASGLAFAIGVYLPLASMAALYVGGCVRKIVERRDGTAGGNSNPGVLAASGLVAGEGLAGVLVAGLVASGLAPKSMAPRIGGAAGELAVALVILATCAFLWRAGRIKAEAAR
- a CDS encoding IgA Peptidase M64; translation: MPVRFDVRFLLLVVSLALLAPAVVVAQPAFASFFTDKTMRVDYYHTGGGQEIFALDQVVSDGPWPGSRTKLLDDTNLGPYFFEVIDRKTNQPIFSRGFASMYGEWESTDEPKQGIHRSFHETIRFPWPAGPVQVVVKKRDKLNAFREVWTTTIDPASRFVNAADQKPIGKVWTVFENGPAATKVDLLVLGDGYSEAELPKFHADVKRLVDKLFATEPFRSRKSDFNVRAVDLPTAKSGVNRPRTADFRRTPIGVSYNIFDSERYALVEDNRSMRDIASAAPYDFLEVLINEKQYGGGGIFNDHATAAVDTAFADYIFVHEFGHHFAGLGDEYYTSDVAYETGVQDRPEPWEPNVTALKDPTALKWKDLVEAGTPLPTPWEKSTFEKKSLETQARRRDLRAKNAPESEMNALFTEERNWETPLLGRMPYSHKVGAFEGASYEATGLFRPEADCIMFTRDDVGFCRVCQRAISHIIDMYSK
- a CDS encoding DMSO/selenate family reductase complex B subunit, producing the protein MTGLAFHIDVSSCSGCKACQLACKDAHGLEAGRLWRRVVEVEGGEWTRKGNAWCSTVFAYTISLSCMHCERPACMTSCPTQAIVKRADGVVAVDGGACIGCRYCGWACPYGAPQFDAATGTMSKCDFCADERDAGRPPACVSACPLRALDWGPIDQLQARHGTLAQLPPLPDGAQTGATVVISPPARMSPLSPDCVQLANDEEILR
- a CDS encoding YfhL family 4Fe-4S dicluster ferredoxin, giving the protein MAMMIKEDCISCGACEPECPNESITQGDTIYVIDAVKCTECVGHYDSPKCVEVCPVDGCIVKIEA
- a CDS encoding rhomboid family intramembrane serine protease — protein: MFNRQRTGSVVCPSCGNLVGVNDATCYTCGRRNPGLWGFAPILRRLGNDLGFTPLVIGGCSVLYVATLLFSGGNIGMNGLFSLLSPSMPALFVFGASGAVPVFGYGRWWTILSAAWLHGSLLHIVFNMMWVRQLGPATAGLFGPSRLVIIYTVAAAAGFLASSTFGVLLPGIPILGGASFTIGASAPIFGLLGALVRYGHRTGSSLVRGQAWGYALTLFVFGLIMPGVDNWAHAGGFAGGYLAALWLDPLKAERVDHMLMALGCLLLTVLSIVASLLQTLSMAGGGAR
- a CDS encoding DmsC/YnfH family molybdoenzyme membrane anchor subunit; translated protein: MTAGRREWPLVAFTLLAQAAVGGFLAIGVARVHLQPALGGAVAGVVRLPLVVVSGLFALSLLASLGHLGRPLAAWRALCHAAESWVSIEILMAVAFGGALTAFLSAETLEIATSAVHEVLAGITAGLGVGLVHAMGQIYRLPTRPAWNHVTTVIGFYVTTALLGLLVAGSCLLGGYASLGPPSAFPERVLALDCTLRLLALAAAAACGFEAVLIPWQMRLRRKASLRASLPESDLSLLRHQRIATVRLALVGAAMAASAWFVFREPALSGAEPLGAFMLASACLLALLESLLGRVMFYTKRPIHGV
- a CDS encoding DMSO/selenate family reductase complex A subunit, giving the protein MLSRVLSSLGAMVGGRPLRAEPALREGDVTVVPSGCAHNCGGHCVLKAWVKDGRIVRLTTDERPDLDDDPQLRACPRGRSYLRRIYHPDRLLHPMMRVGARGEARFERVSWEEAIDSVAQAMVRARDRYGPAAFLNMHGTGGASLFAGSRMSQRLLNVFGGQLNHHNSYSSAAARWATPFSLGTADAGHSPDDWVNARLILLWGFNPTETVFGTNTSYRLKLARRAGARIVVIDPRFSATAQALADDWVPLRAGTDSALMDAMAFVTISEGLQDQAFLDRYCVGFDEEHLPAGAPVGASYRSYVLGLSDGIPKTPAWAEGYTQIPSERIVALAREFARTKPAALLAGLSFNRRAYGEQPVRGTVTLAAMTGNVGIPGGSPGGVSYSISRSLPIAEFPRGRNPIPESIPVFTWTDAIVRGTEMGAADGVTNLPEGQSRLRTNVRFLFNTAGNTLVNQHANVNRTVRILGDPSLVDFIVGIDQFITPSARFADVLLPAVTWFEKNDICGIWGHGHSLIFMNQAIAPLGECRTDYDICAAIADRLGVGSEFTEGKSELDWLEQMVAPAREADPSFPSFDEFRRRGVHVFKYERPHVAFREFRADPVEHPLATPSGKIEIYSQRLADMALEHVPPIPRFIPEWEGGPWDPLFEKYPLQAFGRHYQRRTHSIFDNVDWLEESQPQRIFMNPIDAAPRGIENGDLVRVFNDRGAIEIRARLTRRIIPGLVDVPQGGWWTPDERGIDQRGNVNVLTSERPTPGARGNAQHSNLVQVEKVRA